CTGGTTCATGGTAAACTCGTTCGACCATCCCGGGGTGCTTTCCCTGCCCTTTCCCTTGCCCTTGCCCGGGAACGTGATGGCCGAGGCGCTCGGAGACGTCGAACAGCGCATTGTCGCATGCCCCGACTTGGAGCAGCTGAAAGCCTGGATCCGTCGTGCCACCCATGTATCCAACGCGGCCGAGCTCGAGTCGCAGGCAGCCGGGTAGCTGAGCGACGGCGCAATTTGAGCGGTTCCCAGTTTTCTCGAACAGGGTGTCTCACACAAGCTGAGACGGGGAGCCCGTAGACTGGTACGGAGTGCCGAACGATGACGCCAGCCGTGCCCCTCCTAGCTCCAAGGCCGACGCTTCGGTCGCTGGCGCCGCCGCACTGTCGCAGGTCGGCGGCTCCGAGTCGGCTCCCACCGGACCTCGGGCTGGTGCCGAGCGGGGCCGCGCCAAAACCCTGCCTCGAGTGGACGCTGCGGCGCCTGAGCTCGTGCCGGCACGCATGGTCAACGAGGTGCTCTACTGCCCGCGGCTGATGTATCTGGAGTGGTCGCAAGGGGAGTTCGTGGACAATGCCTTTACGGTCGAAGGTCGAGCCGTCCATGCGCGGGCCGATCGCCCAGGCACGCCGAGGACTACCGAGGGTCCCGACGACGGACCGTCCGTGCCCCATCAGACCCGCTCGGTGTGGCTGAGCTCGGCCAGGTTGGGCCTGACCGCCAAGATCGACGTGGTGGACCACGACGCCGATGGCTCGGTCAGCCCAATCGAGTACAAGCGCGGCAAGCGTCCCAAGGTCGTCGAGGGGGCGTATCTTCCCGAGCGCGCTCAACTCTGTGCGCAAGTGCTGCTGCTCCGGGAACACGGGTATCGCTGCGAGCAAGCATTCATCTACTACGCGGGCGAAAAACGAAGACTGGAGATTGGCATCGATGATGCCTTGATCGCGACGACGCTGGCGGCGGTCGATCGGGCTCGCGAGCTGGTTACGTTGGGCGAGCTGCCGCCGCCGCTCGTCGATAGCCCGAAGTGCCGCGGCTGCTCGCTGGTGGGTGTCTGCCTTCCCGACGAAGTCACGCTGCTGCGAGCGTTGGCGGGCGGAAGCCCCGAGCCAGAAATGGAACAGCTGACGAAAGCAGCACCGGACCTCGTGGGCCCACTGGATCCCGACCCTTGGTCCCTCGCGGGCACAGACGTGCTGCCCAAACGTGTGCGCCCGCTTCTTCCAGCCCGGCAAGAGCGGCAGGCGCTGTACGTACAGGAGCAGGGCGCCCGGATCGGACTCGACGGCTACTGTTTGATGGTTCGCGGCAAGGAATCCCAGAACCGGGTTGGCCTGGCCCACATCTCACACGTAGCCGTGTGGGGCAACGTACAAATAAGCACGCAAGCGCTGCGCACGTTGATGGAGCGCGGCATCCCTGCCTGTTTCCTCACCTACGGCGGCTGGTTCGTGGGGCATGCGGTTGGCGCCGGGAGCAGCAACATCGAGCTGCGCATGGCGCAGCACGCCATGGCCACGAAAAAGGCCACCTGTACGCGCCTGGCACGTGGCTTCGTGTGCTCCAAGATCCTCAACTGCCGGACCCTTCTTCGCCGCAACGCGAGCGGGGTCGACCGGGAGCTGTTGGCGCTCAGGCATTTGGCACGCAAGGCCTCGCAGTCGGCATCCGTCGAGACCTTGCTTGGCATCGAGGGCACGGCTGCGCGCATCTATTTC
This genomic interval from Pseudomonadota bacterium contains the following:
- the cas1 gene encoding CRISPR-associated endonuclease Cas1, translating into MPNDDASRAPPSSKADASVAGAAALSQVGGSESAPTGPRAGAERGRAKTLPRVDAAAPELVPARMVNEVLYCPRLMYLEWSQGEFVDNAFTVEGRAVHARADRPGTPRTTEGPDDGPSVPHQTRSVWLSSARLGLTAKIDVVDHDADGSVSPIEYKRGKRPKVVEGAYLPERAQLCAQVLLLREHGYRCEQAFIYYAGEKRRLEIGIDDALIATTLAAVDRARELVTLGELPPPLVDSPKCRGCSLVGVCLPDEVTLLRALAGGSPEPEMEQLTKAAPDLVGPLDPDPWSLAGTDVLPKRVRPLLPARQERQALYVQEQGARIGLDGYCLMVRGKESQNRVGLAHISHVAVWGNVQISTQALRTLMERGIPACFLTYGGWFVGHAVGAGSSNIELRMAQHAMATKKATCTRLARGFVCSKILNCRTLLRRNASGVDRELLALRHLARKASQSASVETLLGIEGTAARIYFGAFTRMLKSRTGSLQFDLEGRNRRPPKDPVNALLSFAYSLLTKEFVLATRAAGLEPLLGFYHRPRFGRPALALDLMEEFRPLIADSVVINVLNNQVVAPGDFLSSMTGVALRPAARRRVIEAHERRMAEVITHPVFRYRISYRRVLEVQARLLCRLLLGEIDVYPPFRTR